The Ferrimicrobium sp. genome contains a region encoding:
- the lepB gene encoding signal peptidase I, producing MTEQTTDDTAPVVGEGDDSAHPQRHTLRNWLIVIVVALVVAVGVRAYVFESFFVPSGSMIPTIEIGDHMIVDKLSYHLHSVGFGNIIVFHKPADDHTSANIHYLVKRVIGLPGQTIWFHDGQVYINGKPIAEPFLPKGVKTYPLSAASESPIHIPKNEYYVLGDNRGDSADSRVFGPISRSLIVGRVILIYWPLSQWHYF from the coding sequence ATGACAGAGCAGACGACCGACGACACAGCTCCGGTAGTTGGGGAGGGTGACGACTCGGCCCATCCACAACGTCACACACTGCGCAACTGGCTAATCGTCATCGTGGTTGCACTAGTGGTCGCCGTTGGGGTGAGAGCCTATGTCTTTGAGTCCTTCTTCGTCCCGTCGGGTTCGATGATACCAACGATTGAAATCGGCGATCATATGATCGTTGACAAGCTGAGTTACCACCTCCACTCCGTGGGCTTTGGCAACATCATCGTCTTTCATAAACCGGCTGATGACCACACTAGCGCCAATATCCACTATCTTGTGAAACGGGTGATTGGCCTGCCAGGGCAGACCATCTGGTTCCATGATGGCCAGGTGTACATCAACGGTAAGCCCATCGCTGAGCCCTTCCTGCCTAAGGGTGTCAAGACCTACCCGTTGAGTGCGGCATCAGAATCGCCGATCCATATCCCAAAGAACGAGTACTACGTCTTGGGCGACAATCGAGGTGACTCTGCAGATTCGCGCGTATTTGGTCCGATCTCAAGGTCACTGATCGTGGGTCGGGTGATCCTGATCTACTGGCCGCTCTCACAGTGGCACTACTTTTAG
- the pafA gene encoding Pup--protein ligase has translation MAELDRRIFGIENEYGVTCTLRGQRRLSPDEVARYLFRRVVSWGRSSNVFLENGARLYLDVGSHPEYATPECDSLEDLISHDKAGELILESLAYSAEVRMREEGIRGSVYLLKNNTDSAGNSYGCHENFLTLRVDDLSRLVEVLIPFLVTRQIYAGAGKVLLTSRGPVYTLSQRAEHIWEGVSSATTRSRPIINTRDEPHADAERFRRLHVIVGDSNMSQWATFLKVGAMSLVLRLLEHDIVLRDLSMENPIRAIREISHDPSLTKRVRLVNGREMTALEIQESYYERAQRFSANHAIPPDEQRALVMWGEALEALRTDPMKLDGRVDWVTKYRLIEEYRARHDLPLSHPQVSLVDLQYHDINRNRSVYYKLVEHGRTVELVDEERIKRAVDVPPQTTRARLRGEFIAAAKAHHRDYTVDWVHLKLNDQAQRTVMLKDPFASYDDRVERLIAGL, from the coding sequence GTGGCGGAGCTCGATCGTAGGATCTTTGGTATTGAGAATGAATACGGGGTCACGTGCACCTTACGGGGACAGCGTCGTTTGAGCCCTGACGAGGTAGCTAGATACCTATTCCGGCGAGTGGTGAGCTGGGGGCGTTCTTCCAATGTCTTCCTTGAAAACGGTGCTCGCCTGTATCTTGATGTTGGCAGTCATCCGGAGTACGCGACCCCGGAATGCGATAGTCTTGAGGACCTGATTAGTCATGACAAAGCTGGTGAGCTCATCCTTGAATCGTTGGCGTACTCTGCGGAGGTGCGGATGCGTGAGGAGGGGATCCGTGGTTCGGTCTATCTCCTGAAGAACAACACCGACTCGGCGGGCAACTCCTATGGTTGTCATGAAAACTTTCTGACGTTGCGCGTGGATGATCTTTCGCGTTTGGTGGAGGTGCTGATCCCCTTCCTCGTGACACGGCAGATCTATGCAGGAGCTGGGAAGGTGCTGCTCACCTCCAGAGGCCCGGTCTATACCCTTTCGCAACGTGCTGAGCACATCTGGGAGGGCGTCTCCTCCGCTACGACCCGTTCTCGCCCGATCATTAATACTCGCGACGAACCCCATGCGGATGCGGAGCGTTTTCGTCGGTTGCACGTGATCGTTGGTGACTCAAACATGTCGCAGTGGGCCACCTTCTTGAAGGTTGGTGCGATGTCGCTGGTGCTGCGACTGCTCGAACATGACATCGTCTTGAGGGATCTCTCTATGGAAAATCCGATTCGAGCGATTCGTGAGATCTCCCATGATCCTTCATTGACCAAGCGTGTGCGACTGGTCAATGGTCGTGAGATGACGGCGCTCGAGATACAGGAGAGTTACTACGAGCGCGCGCAACGCTTCAGTGCCAATCACGCGATTCCACCGGATGAGCAGCGTGCGTTGGTGATGTGGGGTGAGGCGTTGGAGGCGCTGCGTACTGATCCGATGAAGCTCGATGGACGGGTTGACTGGGTAACGAAGTATCGGCTGATTGAAGAGTACCGGGCACGACACGATCTGCCGTTGTCACACCCGCAGGTCTCTCTAGTCGATCTACAGTATCACGATATCAACCGTAACCGCAGTGTCTACTATAAGTTGGTTGAGCATGGTCGCACGGTTGAACTCGTGGATGAGGAGCGTATCAAGCGGGCAGTTGATGTCCCGCCGCAGACCACGCGTGCTCGTCTGCGCGGGGAGTTTATTGCGGCGGCGAAGGCGCATCACCGCGATTACACGGTAGATTGGGTGCACCTTAAGCTCAATGACCAGGCGCAGCGGACGGTGATGTTGAAAGACCCATTTGCGTCCTATGATGACCGGGTGGAGAGGTTGATAGCAGGTTTATGA
- the prcA gene encoding proteasome subunit alpha, translating into MSMPFYVAPEQMMKDRADYARKGIARGRALIGAVYQVGVLLCAENPSRSLHKVSEIYDRIAFAGVGKYNEFDQLRVAGIRHADTKGFAYARDDVDARSLANLYAQYLGQVFTHEVKPLEVEILVAELGTAGKDSQLFHILYDGTVVDEQHFAVIGGDSDAIAERFAGSYADGWDLRDALHACIGALSEDEHQLQYEDLEIAVLEDRGERRTFRRIVGVELQSLVGDPG; encoded by the coding sequence ATGAGTATGCCCTTTTACGTAGCTCCTGAGCAGATGATGAAGGATCGCGCCGACTATGCCCGAAAGGGCATTGCTCGGGGGCGTGCGCTCATCGGTGCCGTGTACCAAGTCGGCGTTTTGTTATGCGCAGAGAACCCTTCGCGTTCTCTCCACAAGGTCTCGGAGATCTATGACCGGATTGCCTTTGCTGGGGTCGGTAAGTACAACGAATTCGATCAGCTGCGAGTGGCGGGTATTCGCCATGCGGACACGAAGGGATTTGCATACGCTCGCGACGATGTCGACGCGAGAAGTCTGGCAAACCTCTATGCGCAGTATCTCGGCCAAGTCTTCACCCACGAGGTGAAGCCGCTTGAGGTGGAGATTCTGGTGGCTGAACTTGGGACCGCAGGTAAGGACTCGCAGCTGTTCCATATTCTCTACGACGGGACGGTCGTTGACGAGCAACACTTTGCGGTGATCGGGGGCGACTCTGACGCGATCGCGGAGCGTTTTGCGGGATCGTATGCAGATGGTTGGGACCTTCGGGATGCTCTCCATGCCTGTATCGGAGCCTTAAGCGAGGACGAGCACCAGTTGCAGTATGAGGATCTTGAGATTGCAGTCCTCGAGGATCGCGGCGAACGCAGAACCTTTCGTAGGATCGTTGGAGTTGAGTTGCAGAGCTTGGTTGGTGATCCTGGTTGA
- the prcB gene encoding proteasome subunit beta encodes MALPLFDVVRDPGPDFCGLLGRLDERGTQVTRQSGSPEISGVPHGTTIAAVRFRDGVVIAGDRRATEGNIIANRTIEKVFPADRFSAVAIAGAAGPAIEMVRLFQVQLEHYEKVEGTVLSLEGKANQLAQMIRSNLGMAMQGLAVVPLFAGWDLHRNQGRIFTYDIAGGKYEEESFYATGSGGRDARATLRLGFRPGMSRDDVVRLATKALFEAAQEDSATGGPDLLRGIFPVIGVIDASGYARVGDDELSMLAHELETELTTRRQPE; translated from the coding sequence TTGGCGCTGCCATTGTTTGATGTAGTTCGTGACCCGGGTCCAGATTTCTGTGGTCTTTTAGGTCGCCTCGATGAGCGCGGTACGCAGGTGACGCGACAGTCGGGTTCACCGGAGATCTCGGGCGTTCCTCATGGGACCACCATCGCTGCGGTGCGATTCCGCGATGGCGTGGTGATCGCTGGTGATCGTCGTGCCACCGAGGGCAATATCATTGCGAATCGGACCATCGAAAAGGTATTTCCTGCAGATCGCTTCTCGGCGGTAGCGATTGCCGGCGCGGCTGGCCCTGCTATCGAGATGGTGCGGCTTTTCCAGGTCCAGCTGGAGCATTATGAGAAGGTTGAAGGGACCGTGCTTTCCCTTGAGGGCAAGGCGAATCAGCTGGCACAGATGATTCGGTCGAATCTTGGCATGGCGATGCAGGGGCTTGCAGTTGTCCCGCTTTTTGCGGGTTGGGATCTCCATCGAAATCAAGGGAGAATCTTTACCTACGATATCGCAGGAGGCAAGTACGAGGAGGAGTCGTTCTATGCGACAGGATCGGGTGGTCGCGATGCTCGTGCCACGCTTCGACTCGGCTTCCGTCCTGGGATGAGTCGTGACGATGTCGTCCGCTTGGCGACGAAGGCGCTCTTTGAGGCGGCTCAAGAGGACTCTGCCACCGGAGGGCCGGACCTTTTGCGAGGTATTTTCCCCGTGATTGGTGTGATCGATGCCTCTGGGTATGCACGGGTTGGTGATGACGAGCTCAGCATGCTCGCCCATGAATTGGAGACGGAGTTGACGACAAGGAGACAGCCAGAATGA
- a CDS encoding ubiquitin-like protein Pup: MAEREQVRKSSSNREEVVEEEAAPSTERSDQLKAELDDILDEIDEVLEDNAEEFVRNYVQKGGQ; this comes from the coding sequence ATGGCTGAACGTGAACAAGTGCGAAAATCGTCATCGAATCGAGAGGAGGTCGTCGAGGAGGAGGCTGCTCCTTCGACGGAGCGCTCCGATCAGCTCAAGGCAGAGCTTGACGACATTCTCGATGAGATTGATGAGGTACTAGAGGATAACGCGGAGGAGTTTGTCCGCAACTATGTCCAAAAGGGCGGACAGTAG
- the dop gene encoding depupylase/deamidase Dop, with amino-acid sequence MSIPKVLGIETEYGIVVAGAPDANPITTSSMLINAYVSGLSERVEWDFVDESPGVDARGFALEGGSGIELDTHLVNAVLTNGARLYVDHAHPEYSSPECISPSQALLYDKAGEEVMIRAMANAKRLLPKGQEIVAYKNNSDRKGNSYGCHENYLVDRSIPFQKVVAELVPFFVTRQIMIGAGKVGSEFPGASASKVPFQLSQRADFFEEEVGLETTLKRPIINTRDEPHSDGQRFRRLHVILGDANLSETSTWLKLGLTAIVLAMIEDGFLEDLKIEMADPVSSLREISWDPTLKQRVLLRDGRHLRALEIQEAYLEHAIAHAEHYGMAYLGNETDGPALLAEWERILCVLADDPMELADTLDWVAKWQVVQGYQQRHGVENQDPRLAAIDLQYHDMRPQKSLFRRLPMRRRLEDGAIDAAVSNPPPDTRAFFRGTCLARFPGSIAAANWDSIIFDLGSDPLRRVPMMDPLRGTESHVGELLRRVKSAAELVEALGS; translated from the coding sequence ATGTCAATACCAAAAGTGCTCGGCATTGAGACTGAATACGGGATTGTCGTCGCCGGTGCACCGGATGCGAATCCTATTACGACATCCTCGATGTTGATCAACGCCTATGTCTCCGGGTTATCGGAACGGGTCGAGTGGGATTTTGTCGACGAGTCTCCTGGTGTGGATGCTCGTGGTTTTGCTCTTGAAGGGGGATCTGGCATCGAACTAGATACCCATCTAGTGAATGCGGTGTTGACAAACGGAGCGCGACTCTACGTCGACCATGCGCACCCTGAGTACTCCTCCCCGGAGTGTATCTCTCCCTCGCAGGCGTTGCTCTACGATAAGGCTGGGGAGGAGGTCATGATCCGTGCCATGGCGAACGCGAAACGGCTGCTTCCAAAGGGCCAAGAGATCGTGGCCTACAAGAACAACTCCGATCGAAAAGGTAATTCCTATGGTTGTCACGAGAACTATCTCGTCGATCGTAGTATTCCCTTTCAAAAAGTGGTCGCTGAACTCGTTCCCTTCTTCGTGACTCGACAGATCATGATCGGAGCTGGCAAGGTTGGCTCTGAGTTTCCGGGCGCGAGCGCCTCGAAGGTGCCATTCCAACTCTCACAGCGGGCTGACTTCTTTGAGGAGGAGGTTGGTCTTGAGACCACGTTGAAGCGGCCTATTATCAATACCCGCGACGAACCACATTCTGATGGACAACGTTTCCGGCGGCTGCATGTGATATTAGGTGATGCCAACCTGTCAGAGACCTCCACTTGGTTGAAGCTGGGCCTCACTGCCATCGTGTTAGCGATGATCGAGGATGGATTTCTTGAGGATCTCAAGATCGAGATGGCTGATCCGGTTTCGTCGTTACGGGAGATCTCGTGGGACCCGACGCTCAAGCAAAGAGTACTTCTTCGAGACGGGAGGCATCTCCGTGCCCTTGAGATTCAAGAAGCGTACCTTGAGCACGCTATCGCACACGCGGAGCACTATGGTATGGCGTACCTTGGAAATGAGACCGACGGTCCGGCGCTACTGGCCGAGTGGGAGCGTATCCTTTGTGTTCTCGCGGATGATCCAATGGAGTTGGCTGACACCCTCGATTGGGTGGCAAAGTGGCAAGTGGTTCAGGGTTATCAGCAGCGACATGGCGTTGAGAACCAGGACCCTAGGCTCGCAGCGATCGATCTACAGTACCACGACATGCGGCCACAAAAGTCACTGTTTCGGCGGCTGCCGATGCGACGCAGGCTTGAGGATGGTGCGATCGATGCGGCGGTGAGTAACCCACCACCGGATACTCGTGCCTTCTTCCGGGGCACCTGCCTCGCCCGTTTCCCTGGCTCGATCGCGGCGGCCAACTGGGACTCCATCATCTTCGACCTTGGGTCGGACCCACTGCGACGGGTACCCATGATGGACCCATTGCGCGGGACGGAGAGTCATGTTGGTGAACTTCTCCGCCGAGTGAAGAGTGCTGCCGAGTTGGTCGAGGCATTAGGTTCATAA
- the arc gene encoding proteasome ATPase — MVDRKDSHDEQLTAQERQTVDALQVEVQELRRRVNDAPSRERALEEKLLEVSGALAQLQAKNEKLTFTLQQAREHIANLREEVEKLTQPPAAYGVFIGTNDDETVDIISSGRKMKVAVHPDIVLADLRHGQEVTLNESFAVIGVRDPDRSGEVATVKDVLEDGERVVVVGRGDDERVALLSGVLRNTRVRVGDSVMVDPRSAMVLELLPKPEVEELALEEVPDISYSDIGGLDHQIEEIQDAVELPFLYRELFSNYRLPAPKGILLYGPPGCGKTLIAKAVANSLAKKIEQTSGRSVKSYFLNVKGPELLNKYVGETERQIRLIFQRAREKAEEGMPVIVFFDEMDSLFRTRGSGISSDMESTVVPQLLAEIDGVETLRNVIVIGASNREDLIDPAILRPGRLDVKIKIQRPDVKAANQIFSRYLTADLPLDKSEVDRLGNGDRQIAVQRIIETTVETMYAAVDANRFLEVTYQNGEKEVLYFKDFASGAMIENIVRRAKKLAIKREISGQPAGINQEDLLVSIAKEFKEHEDLPNTTNPDDWAKISGKKGERIVFMRILLSQEEGAEGGRAIERVATGQYL, encoded by the coding sequence ATGGTCGATCGCAAGGATTCCCATGATGAGCAGTTGACCGCGCAAGAGCGACAGACGGTTGATGCGCTCCAGGTTGAAGTACAGGAGCTACGACGTCGGGTCAATGATGCACCTTCGCGGGAACGCGCGTTGGAGGAGAAGCTGCTTGAGGTGTCGGGTGCACTAGCGCAGTTGCAGGCCAAGAATGAGAAGTTGACCTTTACCCTGCAACAGGCGAGAGAACACATCGCCAATCTGCGCGAGGAGGTTGAGAAGTTAACCCAACCGCCAGCTGCCTATGGGGTGTTCATCGGCACTAATGATGATGAAACGGTGGACATTATCTCTTCGGGTCGCAAGATGAAGGTTGCCGTCCACCCTGATATTGTCCTAGCGGACCTGCGGCATGGACAGGAGGTGACCCTCAATGAGTCCTTCGCCGTGATTGGTGTTCGTGATCCGGACCGCAGTGGTGAGGTCGCCACGGTGAAGGATGTCTTGGAGGACGGGGAACGGGTCGTCGTCGTTGGCCGCGGTGATGATGAGCGCGTGGCGCTCTTGAGCGGGGTTTTGCGCAACACAAGAGTGCGAGTTGGCGATAGCGTGATGGTCGATCCGCGATCTGCAATGGTGCTTGAGTTGCTACCGAAACCCGAGGTGGAGGAGCTCGCTCTCGAGGAGGTGCCAGACATCAGCTACTCCGATATCGGTGGGCTCGACCATCAAATTGAAGAGATTCAGGATGCCGTTGAGCTACCATTCCTCTATCGCGAGCTGTTCTCGAACTATCGGCTCCCGGCTCCGAAGGGTATCTTGCTGTATGGACCTCCGGGCTGCGGTAAGACGTTGATCGCTAAGGCGGTGGCCAACTCGCTGGCCAAGAAGATCGAGCAAACCTCGGGCCGGAGCGTGAAGAGCTACTTTCTCAATGTCAAAGGTCCCGAGCTATTGAACAAATACGTGGGCGAGACCGAACGCCAAATCCGGTTGATCTTCCAACGTGCCCGCGAGAAGGCGGAAGAGGGCATGCCGGTCATCGTCTTTTTCGACGAAATGGATTCGCTTTTCCGGACGCGAGGGAGTGGAATCAGTTCGGACATGGAGTCCACAGTGGTCCCACAGTTGTTGGCCGAGATCGATGGAGTCGAGACGCTTCGAAATGTGATTGTGATAGGGGCATCGAATCGCGAGGACCTGATCGATCCTGCAATTCTGCGACCTGGTCGCTTGGACGTGAAAATCAAGATTCAGCGACCTGACGTGAAGGCGGCGAATCAGATATTTTCACGTTACCTCACAGCGGATCTGCCACTCGATAAGAGTGAGGTGGATCGTCTTGGCAACGGAGATCGGCAAATAGCCGTGCAGCGGATCATCGAGACCACTGTGGAGACGATGTATGCGGCCGTCGATGCCAACCGGTTCTTAGAGGTCACCTATCAAAACGGAGAGAAAGAGGTCCTGTACTTCAAGGACTTCGCCTCTGGAGCAATGATTGAAAATATCGTGCGACGTGCCAAGAAGCTTGCAATCAAGCGTGAGATCTCTGGTCAGCCCGCTGGTATCAACCAGGAGGATTTGTTGGTTTCGATCGCCAAGGAGTTCAAGGAGCATGAGGATCTTCCGAACACAACGAACCCTGATGATTGGGCCAAGATTTCAGGCAAGAAGGGGGAGCGAATCGTCTTCATGCGTATCCTGCTTTCGCAGGAGGAGGGTGCGGAGGGCGGTCGCGCCATCGAGCGGGTCGCCACTGGGCAGTACCTGTAA
- a CDS encoding ferredoxin, with amino-acid sequence MKVWIDQDLCTGDGLCEEICPPVFTLLDDGLAYVKEGQEVLNNPGGAAQMAPVPTDLEDAVTEASEECPGECIFVEND; translated from the coding sequence ATGAAAGTCTGGATTGACCAGGATCTCTGCACCGGTGATGGCCTCTGTGAAGAGATCTGTCCGCCGGTTTTCACCCTGCTCGATGACGGTTTGGCTTATGTGAAAGAAGGCCAAGAGGTCTTAAATAATCCTGGTGGGGCTGCCCAGATGGCGCCGGTGCCTACTGATCTTGAAGATGCCGTCACGGAAGCAAGTGAGGAATGTCCTGGGGAGTGCATCTTCGTCGAAAACGACTGA
- a CDS encoding tRNA (adenine-N1)-methyltransferase: MSSLSQVFQEGSFVLVVDPKDRRLLLRLEAGASANTHRGLLTHDSIIGVTSGSTVLTRSGSTFVVYAPSFTDIVLEMPRGAQIIYPKDIAAMLGELSLQPGLRILEAGFGSGALTMGLLRYGAKVVTVEKREDFANRGRKNVESFLPPELSSNLTVVHGDVLEVALDGVFDRVVLDLLDPWTVIPRVRPLLSNDGRVVIYVTNINQVQEVVRAVRSNALIVDSVKEILERSWIVNGDVVRPEQKMVGHTGFIISAKTTQPSVAKPRDSEGPADDPRVADSSP; this comes from the coding sequence GTGAGCTCCCTATCGCAAGTTTTCCAGGAAGGTTCATTTGTGTTGGTCGTCGACCCAAAGGATCGACGACTTTTGTTGCGCTTGGAGGCTGGAGCTAGCGCCAATACCCATCGCGGGCTGCTCACACACGACAGTATCATTGGAGTCACCTCTGGTTCAACGGTGCTGACACGTTCGGGTTCTACCTTCGTGGTGTACGCACCCTCCTTTACCGATATCGTCCTGGAGATGCCGAGGGGTGCGCAGATCATCTACCCCAAGGACATTGCAGCCATGCTTGGCGAGTTGTCACTGCAGCCAGGTCTACGAATACTCGAGGCAGGGTTTGGGTCTGGGGCGTTGACGATGGGCCTGCTGCGCTACGGGGCCAAGGTGGTGACGGTTGAGAAACGAGAGGACTTCGCCAACCGTGGGCGTAAAAATGTGGAAAGCTTCCTCCCGCCAGAACTCAGTTCAAACCTTACCGTGGTGCATGGTGATGTGCTTGAGGTGGCGTTAGATGGTGTCTTTGACCGAGTGGTACTCGACCTTCTCGATCCATGGACGGTGATTCCTCGGGTGCGTCCGTTGCTGAGCAATGATGGCAGGGTCGTCATCTACGTCACGAATATCAATCAGGTGCAAGAGGTGGTACGAGCGGTCCGTTCCAACGCGCTGATCGTCGACTCCGTCAAGGAGATCCTTGAACGGAGTTGGATCGTCAACGGCGATGTAGTACGACCAGAGCAAAAGATGGTGGGGCATACCGGATTCATCATTAGTGCCAAGACCACTCAACCTTCCGTTGCGAAGCCCCGAGACAGCGAAGGCCCAGCTGATGACCCACGCGTGGCGGATTCGTCTCCGTAG
- a CDS encoding phage holin family protein — MSQRDDLKSAVSTSLQYVKQETIDPAKRLGGLLVWGVVASILTAFGFVLVALGLLRLLQDETGTTFQGHLDWLPYLITLVVVVVVLALTLKRIGKRGK, encoded by the coding sequence GTGAGTCAACGGGATGATTTGAAGTCAGCAGTCTCAACGTCGTTACAGTATGTAAAGCAAGAGACGATTGACCCTGCCAAGCGACTCGGTGGACTTCTCGTCTGGGGTGTGGTTGCCTCGATCCTCACAGCTTTTGGGTTCGTTCTCGTGGCGTTAGGCTTGCTTCGATTGCTCCAGGATGAGACTGGTACGACCTTCCAGGGTCATCTGGACTGGCTCCCTTACCTCATCACTTTGGTGGTCGTTGTCGTTGTGCTTGCACTGACACTGAAGCGAATCGGAAAGCGAGGAAAGTGA
- a CDS encoding 6-phosphogluconolactonase — protein MTQFHYEIAEDVPGLFGTRINEHLTQEGLLLLSGGHTIMELLGPLKESLSSRNGEPLAIGQVDERLVPADDERSNWLHIANGLEGLDYVTLPMIQCHTPTEKQLLADCDSPDAATRDARTALAKGYAKRYEFLLSEYQPWSVVHLGLGSDGHTASLFPDSEALGNCHTLVTANRDPSNTNPIERITLTFPALNRFAFRIIVATGPEKAAIVERTINGDGLPIHSLDRTNTLLLLDPAAASGLTT, from the coding sequence GTGACACAATTCCACTATGAAATCGCCGAGGATGTACCGGGGCTCTTCGGTACCCGCATCAACGAGCATCTCACCCAAGAGGGACTCTTACTACTATCGGGTGGCCACACCATTATGGAGCTCCTTGGACCGCTAAAGGAGTCGCTCAGCTCCCGCAACGGAGAGCCACTCGCGATCGGTCAAGTGGATGAACGACTCGTCCCTGCCGATGACGAACGGTCGAACTGGCTGCACATAGCAAATGGGTTGGAAGGCCTTGACTATGTCACGTTGCCCATGATCCAATGCCATACCCCGACCGAAAAACAGCTCCTCGCCGACTGTGATTCACCCGACGCGGCGACAAGAGATGCGAGAACGGCACTGGCGAAAGGGTATGCAAAGCGCTACGAGTTTTTACTCTCCGAGTATCAGCCTTGGTCAGTGGTCCACCTCGGCCTAGGGTCCGACGGGCACACCGCCTCACTCTTTCCCGACTCTGAGGCCCTTGGCAACTGCCACACACTCGTGACGGCCAACCGAGATCCATCGAATACCAATCCGATCGAACGGATCACCCTCACGTTCCCCGCCCTCAATCGGTTTGCCTTCCGGATCATCGTCGCAACCGGCCCAGAGAAGGCCGCCATCGTTGAACGTACCATCAATGGAGACGGTCTTCCCATCCACTCGCTCGATCGCACCAATACGCTCTTGCTGCTCGATCCAGCCGCTGCCAGTGGGTTAACAACCTAA